One Salarias fasciatus chromosome 22, fSalaFa1.1, whole genome shotgun sequence DNA segment encodes these proteins:
- the LOC115380971 gene encoding gasdermin-E-like has product MFSKATASVVRQVDDGGSLIPVYRLNDSEKLDLMALVVKRKHWFWQKPKYQPTDFTLSALLLGDEVLKPEVTEKSFVTFKGTIGNQLSGKVEADVSSANLALEGSGTSKQHTNFGQLKKEELSVEKLYNDSKDRFVDMQHGLVQQIKKKAEVLALVTARILTTTSCPIEQTKKEQCKFNWGLGFLGSPLEGYLKNNNIAEVDSALSMEIPPGTVIAYSILELEIRKDGRCTICLQPSVKGGFEADSMSTSDLDLNDVDTCVQKPLSAHLNGAQELDLCPLAELPELTRCAFFGMLQEAMTDRPALTSLQFFLEELCNGETLTTENGECSEDQEMLFAAILDQAGSDRHSGDGIPAPLSAAHLLVSAMEALPDETLNLLSRSSQEDLKAFDTLMCRLKESSKPVSVHSLPVLSQDSQRLQMAEQLFGSAKVTLRRNADCLWAEAERRVGVLPLYLSIHGLAVLCSGLK; this is encoded by the exons ATGTTTTCCAAGGCCACTGCCAGCGTTGTCCGTCAGGTTGACGATGGAGGGAGCCTCATACCTGTGTACCGACTGAACGACTCGGAGAAGCTGGATCTCATGGCTCTCGTAGTCAAACGCAAACACTGGTTCTGGCAAAAACCCAAGTACCAACCGACCGATTTCACCCTCAGTGCCTTGCTGCTGGGTGATGAGGTGCTCAAACCTG AAGTGACTGAGAAGTCCTTCGTGACCTTTAAGGGGACTATTGGAAACCAGCTCTCTGGGAAGGTGGAAGCTGACGTTAGCTCTGCCAACTTAGCACTGGAGGGAAGCGGCACTTCCAAACAGCATACCAACTTTGGCCAGTTGAAGAAGGAGGAACTGAGTGTAGAGAAGCTTTATAATGACTCCAAAGACAG GTTCGTGGACATGCAGCACGGGCTGGTGCAGCAGATCAAGAAAAAAGCCGAAGTGTTGGCGTTGGTGACGGCGAGGATCCTCACCACCACCTCCTGTCCCATCGAGCAGACCAAAAAGGAGCAGTGCAAATTTAACTGGGGGCTGGGATTTCTGGGAAGCCCTCTTGAA GGTTATCTGAAGAACAACAACATCGCTGAAGTGGACAGTGCTCTCTCCATGGAGATCCCGCCTGGCACAGTCATTGCCTACAGCATTTTGGAACTGGAGATTAGAAAAGATGGACGCtgca CCATCTGCCTGCAGCCCAGCGTGAAAGGAGGTTTCGAGGCGGACTCGATGTCGACCTCCGACCTCGACCTGAATGACGTCGATACCTGCGTCCAGAAACCTTTGAGTGCACATCTGAACg GAGCTCAAGAGCTTGACCTCTGTCCTCTGGCAGAACTCCCAGAGTTGACTCGTTGTGCCTTTTTCGGGATGCTACAGGAGGCTATGACGGACCGGCCTGCTCTGACATCTCTACAGTTTTTT CTGGAAGAGTTGTGTAACGGCGAAACACTCACAACTGAGAATGGTGAGTGCTCAGAGGATCAGGAGATGTTATTTGCAGCCATCTTGGACCAAGCGGGCTCCGACAGGCACTCTGGAGACGGCATCCCTGCTCCGCTGAGCGCAGCTCACCTGTTGGTCAGTGCAATGGAAG CGCTTCCGGATGAAACTCTGAACCTTCTGAGCAGGAGCAGCCAGGAAGACCTGAAGGCTTTTGACACGCTG ATGTGCAGGTTAAAGGAGAGCAGCAAGCCTGTGTCCGTGCACTCTCTCCCCGTCCTGTCGCAGGACAGCCAGCGCCTGCAGATGGCCGAGCAGCTGTTCGGCTCGGCAAAAGTCACCCTGAGGAGAAACGCTGACTGCCTGTGGGCGGAGGCTGAGAGACGTGTTGGAGTGCTTCCCCTGTACCTCAGCATACATGGACTGGCTGTGCTGTGCAGCGGGCTGAAGTAG